From a single Drosophila sulfurigaster albostrigata strain 15112-1811.04 chromosome 3, ASM2355843v2, whole genome shotgun sequence genomic region:
- the LOC133842912 gene encoding ELKS/Rab6-interacting/CAST family member 1 isoform X6 has protein sequence MADTSSILQSNENDIFKIEKLKVIVSKLESDLGDVRRNRDELKKSLDVIQKKNQDLAIELADQNFKGVEQSVEIEDLRKEMKQLMNTNNIMQQRLKDNETTLEQSKEMNSNQIADLKNQLDNALTAKTSLDQSNELTCRQIAELKKQWDNALAAKQMVETRLEELTKNLADKDQKLSAMQMQLVELEQYKDWQSVQSDQSSNREADLAQINELKTKLDAAQHQLSTQTKAEHTLRAQLTQKQKQLGDMELKVTQLEESVVHHRKMNDVRRERIVHLDQEIKQREKEHIRKLDEIMAQSNEKSTIIAQINNELSATNEQFQNLCSTLGTKQMKLHRQEHVIKLLEESNERSVRLHTKLGEKNALLKDELEHLRRTVSLDCRNKNSINKLGNYSDCIIQDSSILSPLRNNLMLGSDATDADAKNK, from the exons ATGGCGGATACATCGTCAATCTTGCAATCAAATGAGAATGATATCTTCAAGATAGAAAAATTGAAGGTCATTGTATCTAAGTTGGAGTCTGATTTAGGAGATGTCCGTAGAAATCGGGATGAATTAAAAAAGTCTTTGGAtgttatacaaaaaaagaaccaGGATTTAGCCATCGAATTGGCTGATCAAAACTTCAAGGGAGTTGAGCAAAGTGTAGAAATCGAGGATTTGCGCAAAGAGATGAAACAATTGATGAACAC GAACAATATCATGCAGCAGCGATTGAAAGACAATGAAACAACTTTAGAACAGTCGAAGGAAATGAATTCAAACCAAATTGCTGATCTGAAAAATCAGTTAGATAATGCACTTACAGCTAAGACATCTTTAGATCAGTCAAATGAGCTGACTTGCAGACAAATTGCTGAACTGAAAAAGCAATGGGATAATGCACTGGCAGCCAAGCAAATGGTTGAAACGCGCTTGGAGGAGTTGACCAAGAACCTTGCTGACAAAGATCAGAAACTATCTGCGATGCAGATGCAGCTGGTTGAGCTTGAACAGTATAAAGATTGGCAGAGTGTTCAAAGTGATCAGTCTTCAAATCGCGAAGCGGATTTGGCGCAAATAAA CGAGCTGAAGACCAAGTTGGACGCCGCTCAGCATCAATTGTCAACCCAGACAAAAGCTGAGCACACTCTGAGGGCACAACTAACtcagaaacagaagcagctgGGTGATATGGAACTGAAGGTGACGCAGCTAGAGGAATCAGTTGTACACCATCGAAAGATGAATGACGTGCGTCGCGAGCGAATCGTGCACCTGGATCAAGAGATTAAGCAACGTGAGAAGGAACATATTCGTAAACTCGACGAGATAATGGCTCAGTCCAATGAGAAGAGCACGATCATAGCTCAG ATTAACAATGAGTTGAGCGCAACAAACGAACAGTTCCAGAATCTGTGCTCCACCCTGGGCACCAAGCAGATGAAGCTGCACCGGCAGGAGCATGTCATCAAGTTGCTGGAGGAGAGCAACGAGCGCAGTGTGCGGCTTCATACCAAGCTGGGCGAGAAGAATGCTCTTCTCAAGGATGAACTTGAACACCTCAGACGTACTGT TTCGCTAGATTGCCGCAACAAAAATAGTATTAATAAATTGGGAAATTATTCAGATTGTATAATACAAGATTCTTCAATTCTGTCTCCTCTCAGAAATAACCTAATGTTAGGCAGTGATGCCACCGATGCGGAcgctaaaaacaaataa